A single region of the Bacteroidota bacterium genome encodes:
- a CDS encoding four helix bundle protein, with amino-acid sequence MEELEVWQDGRKLTNMIYAITKKPAFSTDFALRDQIRRAVISITSNIAEGLERSSKRQFLYFLKIAKGSANEVRSQLYIALDQGYINQDTFQEVYEQASRTISKIGGLIYYLESN; translated from the coding sequence ATGGAAGAGCTGGAGGTCTGGCAAGATGGGCGAAAACTTACAAACATGATTTACGCTATCACTAAAAAGCCGGCCTTTTCAACAGACTTTGCTTTAAGAGATCAGATCAGACGCGCAGTTATTTCGATAACCTCAAATATCGCAGAGGGCTTGGAACGCAGCTCCAAGCGGCAATTCTTGTATTTTCTAAAGATTGCAAAAGGATCTGCCAACGAGGTGCGCAGCCAGCTCTATATCGCCCTTGATCAGGGCTATATCAACCAAGACACATTTCAGGAGGTTTACGAACAGGCCTCACGAACCATCTCTAAGATTGGTGGATTGATCTACTACCTAGAATCCAACTAA
- a CDS encoding phosphotriesterase-related protein, with protein sequence MDNHAVIRTVLGDIPATQLGICYPHEHLFGAPPAQLQEADFILDDAAAVIQELTAFQQAGGQAVVDMSTRDYNRNIRLLHQVAEATGTHVIAATGFNKDRFSKPLIAQMTDDDLDALLLRDVTKGVDNTACCAGVLKAASTLNEISPTARRVFESVARIHQQTGVPISTHTEAGTMAMEQVRLLTSNDVAPANIIIGHLDRNLDWPYILDIAQTGVFLGFDQISKEKYFPDALRITFILRLIEAGHGHQILLSGDLARRSYWPAYGFGNGPGYTYILWRFIPWLIQAGVTPEQAHSILTDNPANALSFVL encoded by the coding sequence ATGGATAATCATGCGGTGATCCGGACCGTCCTTGGTGACATTCCAGCTACCCAGCTCGGGATCTGCTACCCCCACGAACACCTCTTCGGTGCGCCTCCTGCACAGCTACAGGAGGCAGACTTCATCCTGGATGATGCTGCAGCGGTCATACAGGAGTTGACTGCCTTCCAACAAGCCGGCGGCCAGGCTGTCGTCGACATGTCAACCCGTGACTATAACCGCAACATCCGACTGCTACACCAGGTTGCTGAAGCAACCGGCACCCACGTCATTGCAGCCACCGGATTTAACAAGGATCGCTTTTCCAAACCCCTCATTGCCCAAATGACGGATGACGATCTGGATGCGTTGTTACTGCGTGACGTCACAAAAGGCGTTGACAACACGGCCTGCTGTGCGGGTGTGCTCAAAGCCGCATCTACGTTAAACGAAATCTCTCCAACAGCCCGACGCGTATTTGAAAGCGTTGCGCGCATCCACCAACAAACTGGTGTCCCCATTTCAACCCATACCGAAGCTGGCACCATGGCCATGGAGCAGGTTCGGTTGCTCACCAGCAACGATGTTGCACCAGCAAACATTATCATCGGTCACCTGGACCGTAACCTCGACTGGCCCTACATCCTCGACATAGCACAAACCGGTGTTTTTCTCGGGTTCGATCAAATCAGCAAAGAAAAATACTTCCCGGATGCCTTACGCATTACCTTCATCTTGCGGTTAATTGAAGCCGGGCACGGCCACCAAATTCTTTTGTCAGGCGATCTTGCCCGCCGGTCATATTGGCCAGCTTACGGCTTTGGCAACGGCCCCGGCTACACGTATATCCTGTGGCGATTTATCCCATGGCTCATCCAGGCCGGCGTTACACCCGAACAAGCCCATTCGATACTCACGGATAACCCGGCAAATGCGCTTTCGTTTGTGCTGTGA